Proteins found in one Pieris napi chromosome 11, ilPieNapi1.2, whole genome shotgun sequence genomic segment:
- the LOC125053496 gene encoding uncharacterized protein LOC125053496 — MTLFYLTLALITQIIVAQPDDINAVKNNDTILETPKCDDVVKDYQKAPLDWMDVVIGPSTPVYPSPSATLMAQAVQSDKPPEEQLEEIKEMANQITMAIQTEMVNLLSYAVSATDGPEGNKLRKKRSAETPMDSTQLVMRLLKHIKSNNDYQNIAIEKMMSAQEIADKYNIPFKADPEILSDLALAGTDQAKELTSILQDVCDVNNTTRSNQTMARETTPNKMSSIPAKPKQDDYFSRYNYYSEPAHYCSVTPKPTFYDAVSYTPVQELYPYCGVEPMSSVFVEPIEAEPEFVGEEVEETVSSKIYMKEDDEPGTMSVNHITTYSVAETSHFKKPHLETIPQQMQYYFLLM, encoded by the exons ATGACACTGTTCTACTTAACATTAGCCCTAATAACACag ATCATAGTAGCACAGCCAGATGATATAAATgctgttaaaaataatgacaCTATTCTAGAAACACCAAAATGTGATGATGTTGTTAAAGACTATCAAAAAGCACCTCTTGATTGGATGGATGTTGTAATAGGACCTTCAACGCCTGTCTATCCATCTCCATCAGCAACTCTGATGGCCCAAGCTGTCCAATCAGACAAACCTCCGGAAGAGCAAttagaagaaataaaagaaatggCGAACCAAATAACAATGGCGATACAAACTGAAATGGTTAATCTTTTGTCATACGCTGTTTCAGCAACTGATGGACCAGAGGGTAATAAATTAAGGAAAAAACGATCAGCCGAAACTCCAATGGACTCGACACAATTGGTAATGCgtctattaaaacatattaagtcTAATAATGACTATCAAAATATTGCGATTGAGAAAATGATGAGCGCTCAAGAAATCGCAGATAAATACAACATTCCTTTCAAAGCTGATCCAGAAATTCTATCGGATCTCGCTCTAGCTGGTACCGACCAGGCTAAAGAATTAACTTCTATATTGCAAGATGTTTGTGATGTTAATAATACAACAAGAAGTAACCAGACAATGGCGAGAGAAACCACGCCAAATAAAATGAGTTCCATTCCTGCTAAACCGAAACAAGATGACTACTTTTCTCGATACAACTACTATTCCGAACCAGCACATTATTGCtctgtcacaccaaaacccaCATTTTATGACGCAGTTTCCTATACACCAGTGCAAGAATTGTATCCATACTGTGGTGTTGAACCCATGTCATCAGTTTTCGTAGAGCCTATAGAAGCAGAGCCAGAATTTGTTGGTGAAGAGGTAGAGGAGACTGTGTCCTCTAAAATTTACATGAAAGAAGATGATGAGCCTGGTACCATGAGCGTGAATCATATCACGACGTATTCCGTTGCTGAAACATCGCATTTTAAAAAGCCACATCTTGAAACAATCCCGCAGCAAATGCAATATTACTTTTTGCTTATGTAg
- the LOC125054021 gene encoding T-box transcription factor TBX1-like isoform X1 produces the protein MEGQEWRDEWHQPRQMDGIVSNHFPRGAFHLQSLAERVSRDQEQLPVLPPLHTTPRDVNVPVVYAESAACSRSTYSPLQALSESTCRDHGAQAAPPPPQPLPRMQVSNQNVTLHPAVARCTASLELAALWRNFHELGTEMIVTKAGRRMFPALQARLSGLLPNADYLLLVDFVPLDDKRYRYAFHSSSWVVAGKADPVSPPRIHVHPDSPAAGAHWMRQLVSFDKLKLTNNQLDDNGHIILNSMHRYQPRLHVVYLPGEGQSAAPGTVPYRTFIFPETGFTAVTAYQNHRITQLKIASNPFAKGFRDCDPDDCPPDQSPQRSVPRRREPQQAEPYSLAQPYAADPSSSGPLYPAHAHPVRYQPHAGHNSAYSAYYAHR, from the exons GTATCGTATCAAATCACTTTCCGCGCGGGGCCTTCCATCTCCAGTCTTTAGCGGAACGAGTGAGCCGTGATCAAGAACAGCTCCCAGTTCTGCCACCATTACACACCACACCCAGAGATGTTAACGTACCAGTGGTATACGCTGAG agtGCAGCATGTTCCCGTAGCACCTATTCGCCTCTTCAGGCTTTAAGTGAGAGTACCTGTCGGGACCATGGCGCCCAAGCCGCGCCTCCTCCGCCGCAGCCTCTGCCAAGAATGCAG GTGTCCAATCAAAACGTCACCCTACACCCTGCAGTCGCAAGATGTACAGCCTCCTTAGAGCTTGCTGCCCTCTGGAGGAATTTTCACGAACTCGGCACAGAAATGATAGTAACCAAAGCTGGCAGACGAATGTTCCCCGCGTTGCAGGCGAGGTTATCTGGTCTTCTGCCCAATGCCGACTATTTGTTGCTAGTCGACTTTGTACCGTTGGATGATAAGAGATATCGATATGCATTTCACAG tTCAAGCTGGGTCGTAGCGGGAAAGGCGGATCCAGTGTCGCCCCCTCGGATCCACGTTCATCCCGATTCACCCGCCGCCGGCGCACATTGGATGCGGCAACTGGTCTCCTTTGACAAGCTTAAGTTAACCAACAATCAGTTAGATGATAATGGTCAT ATAATACTCAACTCAATGCACCGCTATCAACCACGTCTTCACGTCGTCTACTTGCCTGGTGAAGGGCAAAGCGCGGCGCCGGGGACTGTGCCCTATAGGACGTTTATATTCCCCGAAACGGGCTTCACGGCTGTCACTGCCTATCAGAACCATAGA ATAACGCAATTAAAAATAGCAAGTAATCCATTTGCCAAAGGGTTCCGGGATTGCGATCCAGATGATTG TCCCCCAGACCAAAGCCCACAAAGGAGTGTGCCTCGAAGACGTGAGCCCCAACAAGCCGAGCCCTATTCATTAGCGCAGCCATACGCGGCTGACCCTAGCTCTAGTGGACCCTTGTACCCTGCGCACGCGCATCCTGTCAG ATACCAGCCGCACGCGGGTCACAATAGCGCCTACTCAGCGTATTACGCCCATagataa
- the LOC125054021 gene encoding T-box transcription factor TBX1-like isoform X2, whose amino-acid sequence MPCIVSNHFPRGAFHLQSLAERVSRDQEQLPVLPPLHTTPRDVNVPVVYAESAACSRSTYSPLQALSESTCRDHGAQAAPPPPQPLPRMQVSNQNVTLHPAVARCTASLELAALWRNFHELGTEMIVTKAGRRMFPALQARLSGLLPNADYLLLVDFVPLDDKRYRYAFHSSSWVVAGKADPVSPPRIHVHPDSPAAGAHWMRQLVSFDKLKLTNNQLDDNGHIILNSMHRYQPRLHVVYLPGEGQSAAPGTVPYRTFIFPETGFTAVTAYQNHRITQLKIASNPFAKGFRDCDPDDCPPDQSPQRSVPRRREPQQAEPYSLAQPYAADPSSSGPLYPAHAHPVRYQPHAGHNSAYSAYYAHR is encoded by the exons ATGCCGT GTATCGTATCAAATCACTTTCCGCGCGGGGCCTTCCATCTCCAGTCTTTAGCGGAACGAGTGAGCCGTGATCAAGAACAGCTCCCAGTTCTGCCACCATTACACACCACACCCAGAGATGTTAACGTACCAGTGGTATACGCTGAG agtGCAGCATGTTCCCGTAGCACCTATTCGCCTCTTCAGGCTTTAAGTGAGAGTACCTGTCGGGACCATGGCGCCCAAGCCGCGCCTCCTCCGCCGCAGCCTCTGCCAAGAATGCAG GTGTCCAATCAAAACGTCACCCTACACCCTGCAGTCGCAAGATGTACAGCCTCCTTAGAGCTTGCTGCCCTCTGGAGGAATTTTCACGAACTCGGCACAGAAATGATAGTAACCAAAGCTGGCAGACGAATGTTCCCCGCGTTGCAGGCGAGGTTATCTGGTCTTCTGCCCAATGCCGACTATTTGTTGCTAGTCGACTTTGTACCGTTGGATGATAAGAGATATCGATATGCATTTCACAG tTCAAGCTGGGTCGTAGCGGGAAAGGCGGATCCAGTGTCGCCCCCTCGGATCCACGTTCATCCCGATTCACCCGCCGCCGGCGCACATTGGATGCGGCAACTGGTCTCCTTTGACAAGCTTAAGTTAACCAACAATCAGTTAGATGATAATGGTCAT ATAATACTCAACTCAATGCACCGCTATCAACCACGTCTTCACGTCGTCTACTTGCCTGGTGAAGGGCAAAGCGCGGCGCCGGGGACTGTGCCCTATAGGACGTTTATATTCCCCGAAACGGGCTTCACGGCTGTCACTGCCTATCAGAACCATAGA ATAACGCAATTAAAAATAGCAAGTAATCCATTTGCCAAAGGGTTCCGGGATTGCGATCCAGATGATTG TCCCCCAGACCAAAGCCCACAAAGGAGTGTGCCTCGAAGACGTGAGCCCCAACAAGCCGAGCCCTATTCATTAGCGCAGCCATACGCGGCTGACCCTAGCTCTAGTGGACCCTTGTACCCTGCGCACGCGCATCCTGTCAG ATACCAGCCGCACGCGGGTCACAATAGCGCCTACTCAGCGTATTACGCCCATagataa